A stretch of the Bacillus sp. B-jedd genome encodes the following:
- a CDS encoding BCCT family transporter: protein MRKATQVFWYALVISLIVVVWGVLAPKNLSSFTSVLTGFIYRDFGWFYLLLVLAILIFCVYLMFSRFGSIKLGKPEDVPEFSRSSWFAMLFSAGMGMGLVFWTTAEPISHAFISSPIAAVGSDEAIKDSLKYSFFHWGIHAWAVYGIVGLVLAYFKFNRGAPGLISATLVPLFGEERMRGPLGKWIDVLAVFATVIGVAATLGFGSAQITGGLHFLFGTPNAFSVQLVVLAVTTVLFIWSTWSGIGKGIKMLSNLNMGLAAILVALLFFAGPTMYILNIFTTTLGSYISDFFEMSLRLAPFNEDRQNWINSWTIFYWAWWISWAPFVGIFIARISKGRTIKEFLFGVLFLPSLVCFIFFAVFGVSALRLEQLGLAKISEFSLETSTFGVLAEYPLGTIMSFLTVFVIAIFFITSADSATFVLGMLSTDGLLNPSNSVKIAWGLIQSAMAAVVVYFGGTQGLQNMLIIAAFPFAIVMILMGTSFAKAINTEVPSRAKKESLRKRAASQ, encoded by the coding sequence ATGAGGAAAGCAACACAAGTTTTTTGGTATGCATTAGTTATTTCATTAATTGTGGTGGTTTGGGGCGTTTTGGCGCCCAAAAATTTAAGTTCATTTACTTCTGTTTTAACGGGGTTTATTTATAGGGATTTTGGATGGTTTTATTTGCTGCTCGTCCTGGCGATTCTTATTTTCTGCGTTTACTTGATGTTTTCCCGTTTTGGCAGCATTAAGCTCGGGAAGCCGGAAGATGTTCCCGAGTTCAGCCGGTCGTCCTGGTTTGCGATGCTTTTCAGCGCCGGGATGGGGATGGGACTTGTATTCTGGACGACGGCCGAACCGATTTCACATGCGTTTATCAGCAGTCCGATCGCCGCTGTCGGCTCAGATGAGGCAATCAAGGATTCTTTAAAATACTCGTTTTTCCATTGGGGCATCCACGCGTGGGCGGTTTACGGGATTGTTGGGCTCGTTCTAGCCTATTTCAAATTCAACCGCGGGGCGCCGGGTCTGATTAGCGCGACCCTTGTACCGCTTTTCGGAGAAGAACGGATGCGTGGCCCGCTCGGAAAATGGATTGATGTTCTCGCTGTTTTCGCAACAGTCATCGGCGTGGCGGCGACACTCGGTTTCGGATCCGCCCAGATTACCGGCGGTCTCCACTTCCTATTCGGGACGCCAAACGCCTTTTCGGTCCAGTTGGTCGTCCTTGCCGTTACAACCGTCCTGTTTATTTGGTCAACTTGGTCCGGGATAGGCAAGGGGATCAAGATGCTGAGCAACCTCAATATGGGGCTCGCGGCGATTCTGGTCGCGCTTCTCTTTTTTGCAGGTCCGACGATGTATATTTTAAATATATTTACTACGACACTTGGCAGCTACATTTCGGACTTTTTCGAAATGAGCCTGCGCCTTGCGCCGTTTAACGAAGACAGGCAAAACTGGATTAACAGCTGGACGATTTTTTATTGGGCTTGGTGGATTTCCTGGGCACCGTTTGTCGGCATCTTTATTGCCCGTATTTCAAAAGGCCGCACAATCAAAGAGTTTCTATTTGGCGTCCTGTTTCTGCCTTCGCTCGTCTGCTTCATTTTCTTCGCGGTCTTCGGAGTTTCAGCACTGCGTTTGGAGCAGCTCGGACTTGCAAAAATTTCGGAGTTTTCGCTGGAAACCTCAACGTTTGGCGTGCTGGCCGAATATCCGCTCGGAACAATTATGTCGTTTCTGACCGTGTTCGTCATCGCAATCTTCTTCATTACTTCAGCGGATTCAGCGACATTTGTCCTCGGTATGCTCAGCACAGACGGACTTCTTAACCCATCCAATTCTGTCAAAATCGCCTGGGGGCTCATCCAGTCGGCAATGGCGGCGGTCGTCGTTTACTTCGGCGGCACCCAGGGCCTGCAAAATATGCTGATCATCGCAGCGTTCCCTTTTGCAATCGTGATGATTCTAATGGGAACTTCCTTTGCGAAAGCCATAAACACTGAAGTGCCCTCACGCGCGAAAAAAGAATCGCTAAGAAAAAGGGCGGCTTCGCAATAG
- a CDS encoding diguanylate cyclase gives MYKDLISNIAIMISCLAISGQLFRMKPMDANLKSKLVGGLVAGLLGSLLMMFSVKMPDNILIDFRNFAIIIVSLYGGLTSGLAASAIIIMNRFIFFGVNPSAMAAGFILLALTFSASFLKTRNYSAFAKFFFANILNIALFSIAIAFLIKDTETWKTLFVSYGTFCLLGGFPAAWLADFIVRSNQNYQQLQQNASTDFLTGLNNVRQFDDIWNRKVLAAKQTDTPLSLLIIDIDHFKHINDKYGHPIGDQILKQLGRILAAVAGNRGIAARNGGEEFSIILPNTKALLAKETAEEVRKAVENHLFTISTGASIKITVSVGVASYPETTTDIDQLIKKADDSLYRAKNQGRNCVCA, from the coding sequence ATGTATAAAGATTTAATTTCCAATATTGCCATTATGATTTCGTGCCTGGCGATTTCGGGGCAGTTGTTCCGGATGAAGCCAATGGACGCCAATCTGAAATCGAAACTGGTGGGGGGCCTGGTTGCGGGTCTGCTCGGGTCACTTTTAATGATGTTTTCTGTAAAAATGCCGGACAACATCCTAATTGATTTCCGCAATTTTGCCATTATCATTGTTTCACTTTATGGAGGGCTGACGAGCGGTCTGGCTGCATCCGCCATCATTATCATGAACCGGTTCATCTTTTTCGGTGTAAACCCATCGGCCATGGCCGCGGGGTTCATTCTGCTTGCCCTGACCTTCAGTGCGTCATTCTTAAAAACCAGGAACTATTCAGCTTTTGCAAAATTTTTCTTCGCCAACATCCTGAATATCGCGTTGTTTTCTATAGCAATTGCCTTCTTAATCAAGGATACGGAAACCTGGAAGACGCTCTTTGTCAGCTACGGTACTTTTTGTCTGCTTGGCGGGTTCCCGGCCGCCTGGCTAGCCGATTTTATTGTTCGTTCGAACCAAAACTACCAGCAGCTTCAGCAGAATGCGTCCACCGACTTTTTGACCGGGCTCAACAACGTCAGGCAATTCGATGATATATGGAACCGGAAAGTGCTCGCCGCCAAGCAGACAGACACGCCGCTGTCACTGCTAATCATCGATATCGACCATTTCAAGCACATCAACGACAAATACGGCCACCCAATCGGCGACCAAATCCTGAAGCAGCTTGGCAGAATCCTCGCGGCGGTTGCCGGGAATCGCGGAATCGCAGCCCGGAATGGCGGGGAGGAATTCTCCATCATCCTGCCAAACACCAAAGCCCTTCTAGCAAAAGAAACAGCCGAGGAAGTCAGGAAAGCAGTCGAAAACCATCTTTTCACTATTTCCACAGGGGCCAGTATTAAAATTACAGTTTCCGTCGGAGTTGCCTCCTATCCGGAAACCACAACCGATATTGACCAGCTGATAAAAAAAGCCGACGACTCCCTGTACAGGGCAAAAAACCAAGGCAGGAACTGTGTTTGCGCATAA
- a CDS encoding nuclease-related domain-containing protein, translating into MIYKQRTESDELLKLRSLNARMELEVGKKQYYSNIKKGYEGEVMFDTHTEKLQCECLVLNDLLLKHRNTTFQIDSLIITERLYLFDVKNFTGDYLFDDNQLFHLPKTEVENPVVQLQRCHSLLRQLLSGLGYNMPIESWVVFINPDFYLYQAPLTLPVIFPTQVNRHLQKLDATPSRMNGRQNSLVEKLVAQSTQNYLDSPYTQVPKYRYEDLRQGMMCMKCHSISLVISGKKLCCTGCGSEEKVEAAVIRSEFEFKLLFPGEKITTSGIFRWCGGVVSDKWVHGILERNFKKHWNSRWTYYE; encoded by the coding sequence ATGATTTATAAACAGCGAACTGAGAGTGATGAGCTGCTCAAGCTGAGGTCGTTGAATGCCCGGATGGAGTTGGAGGTCGGGAAGAAGCAGTACTATTCGAATATTAAGAAAGGCTATGAAGGAGAGGTGATGTTCGATACGCACACGGAGAAGCTCCAATGCGAGTGCCTTGTGCTGAATGATTTGCTGCTGAAGCATAGAAATACGACGTTTCAGATCGATTCTTTGATTATTACAGAGCGGCTTTACTTGTTCGATGTGAAGAATTTTACTGGCGATTATTTATTTGATGATAATCAGCTGTTCCACCTCCCCAAGACCGAGGTTGAGAATCCAGTGGTCCAACTGCAAAGGTGCCATTCGCTGCTGCGCCAGCTGCTTTCCGGATTAGGCTACAATATGCCGATTGAAAGCTGGGTCGTTTTCATCAACCCCGATTTCTACTTATACCAAGCTCCCCTTACTCTTCCTGTTATTTTTCCAACCCAGGTCAACCGCCATCTGCAAAAGCTTGACGCGACTCCTTCGAGAATGAATGGCAGGCAAAATTCGCTCGTGGAAAAATTGGTCGCGCAAAGCACCCAAAACTATTTGGACTCCCCCTATACCCAGGTACCGAAGTATCGTTATGAAGACTTACGGCAAGGGATGATGTGTATGAAGTGCCACTCAATCTCTTTAGTAATTTCGGGGAAGAAGTTATGCTGCACAGGCTGCGGCAGCGAGGAGAAAGTGGAGGCAGCGGTTATTCGCAGTGAATTTGAGTTTAAGCTGCTTTTTCCCGGTGAGAAAATTACGACTAGCGGGATTTTTCGATGGTGTGGCGGGGTGGTGTCGGATAAATGGGTGCATGGGATATTGGAGAGGAATTTTAAAAAGCACTGGAATAGTCGCTGGACGTATTATGAATAA
- a CDS encoding sensor histidine kinase has translation MLQTLRAKLLFYLLLVSMIGIVLVSLFIQWGFDKSFNKYLELNREHKIERVVSQVKAKYEQEGIYTDYNILSLMHEYALSEQLYFHIVDETGRTRLNTAQIRNVMNQAMIIVPENEDDWQTESFDLVVGGRSAGTITAIYPHGFIKEESTFLQTIQVYIYGAVALTAIIAILISMIFSKTLTSGLKKLQFAANQLQNHNLGIRIPLRGLPGEVKQLAISFNSLAESLSKEEMLRKQFTGDLAHELRTPLATLRSQIEAFQDGIWEPTPQRLEASHAELMRLVRLVNELEKLLDAENPQIHLEMTRLEAGAILSTLWEMFVPAFTRKGVKLNHSLPDKEEWFIGDRDKVMQILSNVINNALKYTPEGKQVTISVTGVNEYSVGFIIRDEGAGMAEDDIPHIFERFYRGDKSRDRKTGGAGIGLSIVKALMEAHKGSIQVTSKLNKGTAITLWFPREEG, from the coding sequence ATGCTTCAAACGCTAAGAGCTAAACTCCTATTCTACCTTCTCCTCGTTTCCATGATCGGAATTGTGCTCGTCAGCTTGTTCATCCAATGGGGATTCGACAAGAGCTTCAATAAATACCTCGAACTGAACCGCGAGCATAAAATTGAGCGGGTCGTCAGCCAGGTCAAAGCAAAGTATGAACAAGAAGGTATTTATACAGATTACAATATTTTAAGCTTGATGCATGAATACGCGCTGTCGGAACAGCTTTATTTCCATATCGTCGATGAAACGGGACGGACGCGCCTGAACACGGCTCAGATTCGCAACGTCATGAACCAGGCGATGATTATCGTTCCGGAAAATGAGGATGATTGGCAGACCGAGTCGTTTGATTTGGTCGTGGGCGGACGGAGCGCCGGCACGATCACAGCCATCTATCCGCATGGATTCATTAAGGAAGAGTCGACATTTTTACAGACCATCCAGGTGTATATTTATGGAGCGGTTGCGCTGACAGCAATTATAGCAATCTTGATTTCAATGATTTTTTCAAAAACACTGACGTCCGGGCTGAAGAAGCTGCAATTTGCGGCCAACCAGCTCCAGAACCACAATCTCGGGATCCGAATCCCGTTAAGGGGCCTTCCCGGTGAGGTCAAGCAGCTGGCTATTTCATTTAACAGCCTGGCTGAATCGCTTTCAAAAGAAGAGATGCTCCGCAAGCAGTTCACTGGCGACCTCGCACACGAGCTACGGACGCCGCTCGCCACGCTACGCAGTCAAATCGAAGCGTTCCAGGACGGCATTTGGGAACCGACCCCGCAGCGCCTTGAAGCGAGCCATGCCGAATTGATGCGGCTCGTCCGCCTCGTCAACGAACTCGAAAAGCTGCTCGACGCGGAAAATCCTCAAATCCACCTGGAGATGACCCGGCTCGAAGCCGGCGCAATTTTATCCACTCTATGGGAAATGTTCGTGCCGGCCTTTACCCGAAAAGGCGTCAAGCTGAATCACAGCCTGCCAGACAAGGAAGAATGGTTCATCGGTGACAGGGACAAAGTGATGCAAATTTTGTCCAACGTCATCAATAACGCATTGAAATACACCCCGGAAGGGAAACAGGTCACCATCTCCGTCACCGGTGTGAATGAATACTCGGTCGGCTTCATCATCCGCGACGAAGGTGCCGGAATGGCCGAAGATGACATTCCGCACATCTTCGAGCGTTTCTACCGCGGCGACAAATCGCGCGACCGCAAAACAGGCGGCGCCGGAATCGGCCTGTCGATCGTCAAAGCGCTAATGGAAGCTCACAAAGGCAGCATCCAAGTCACCAGCAAATTGAACAAAGGCACCGCCATCACCCTCTGGTTTCCACGGGAGGAGGGGTGA
- a CDS encoding response regulator transcription factor — protein sequence MAKILLVDDEKMIIEVLEAYLVREGYKIETADNGIDALKKARAENPDLIILDLMLPDISGEEVCRLVRKESEVPILMLTAKSGEDDKINGIVMGADDYVTKPFSPREVVVRVQAILRRAKKADDKPDRLEFKGGLAIDTEKKEVTMNGELVTLTPIEYKLLTNMAENPGRVYSRMDLLEKIQDEGMFYEGYERSVDTHIKNLRKKIEADSRQPQFVVTVFGMGYKFGGTPHASNAKS from the coding sequence ATGGCAAAAATTTTGTTAGTCGATGATGAAAAAATGATTATAGAAGTGCTTGAAGCGTACCTGGTGCGTGAAGGCTATAAAATTGAAACAGCTGACAACGGGATCGATGCGCTGAAGAAAGCGCGCGCCGAGAATCCCGATTTAATTATATTGGATTTAATGCTGCCGGACATCTCCGGTGAAGAAGTGTGCCGGCTAGTCCGGAAAGAATCGGAGGTGCCGATCCTGATGCTGACGGCAAAGTCGGGTGAGGACGATAAGATTAACGGAATCGTCATGGGTGCGGACGATTATGTCACAAAGCCTTTTTCGCCGCGCGAAGTCGTCGTCCGGGTCCAGGCAATTTTGCGTCGGGCAAAAAAAGCCGACGATAAGCCGGACAGGCTCGAATTCAAGGGCGGGCTCGCGATTGATACGGAGAAAAAAGAAGTGACAATGAACGGGGAACTGGTGACTTTGACCCCGATTGAATATAAGCTCCTGACGAATATGGCCGAAAATCCGGGACGTGTTTACAGCAGGATGGATCTGCTCGAGAAAATTCAGGATGAAGGCATGTTTTATGAAGGGTACGAGCGCAGCGTTGACACCCATATTAAAAATCTGCGCAAAAAAATCGAAGCTGATTCGAGGCAGCCTCAATTCGTCGTAACGGTCTTTGGGATGGGGTACAAATTCGGGGGTACGCCGCATGCTTCAAACGCTAAGAGCTAA
- a CDS encoding sensor histidine kinase, with amino-acid sequence MMNKLSFKIGFVFFAAIFLLEIILMVFLHSNIIHSRVHDELSALMTRGNNHREILEASFHEETIRHIALMESRTDTMVILADSYGTILMSSNTVTPSIKTLISMRPDDVPRQGMILEDDWKNQPFIASVSPVKMEGGQGYIYMFQETGKLKALISGMNRHFLIAGLLSLLFMIGVVAFLSRYLTLPLVKMNQATKKISTGDFSVTLPKLGQDEIGELGQSIEVLARDLELMKTERNEFLASISHELRTPLTYIKGYAEIAKRPGLDKAERDQYLTIIHEEAMKLAQLIKELFNLAKLDENTFTVDKTEVELNPFLEALFGKIAPVFREKEMDLSLDCPAGLTAHIDPIRFEQVILNLLDNARKYSNEGSSVSVKAENIGSGHVRILISDTGWGIPEEDLHRIFERFYRVDKSRTRALGGSGLGLAIAKQLVEAHGGTITVTSQPNHGTEFEIIV; translated from the coding sequence ATGATGAACAAACTTTCCTTTAAAATCGGCTTCGTTTTTTTCGCCGCTATTTTCCTGCTTGAAATTATCCTGATGGTTTTTCTCCACAGCAATATCATTCATTCCCGCGTCCACGATGAACTCTCCGCCCTAATGACGCGTGGCAACAATCATCGCGAAATCCTCGAGGCAAGCTTTCATGAGGAGACGATCCGCCATATCGCCCTGATGGAATCGCGCACCGACACGATGGTCATCCTTGCCGATTCATACGGGACAATTCTTATGTCTTCCAATACCGTCACTCCTTCGATAAAAACCTTAATTAGCATGCGCCCGGACGACGTGCCCCGGCAGGGAATGATTCTTGAAGACGATTGGAAAAATCAGCCCTTTATCGCCTCGGTCTCCCCTGTCAAAATGGAAGGCGGCCAGGGTTATATTTACATGTTCCAGGAAACCGGCAAACTGAAGGCGCTCATCTCCGGAATGAATCGCCATTTCCTGATTGCCGGCCTGCTGTCGCTCCTGTTCATGATCGGCGTTGTCGCCTTCCTGTCGCGCTACCTCACCCTTCCGCTTGTCAAAATGAACCAAGCGACAAAAAAGATCAGCACGGGAGATTTTTCGGTTACGCTGCCTAAACTTGGCCAAGATGAAATCGGCGAGCTCGGCCAATCAATCGAAGTTCTCGCGCGCGACCTCGAACTCATGAAAACTGAGCGGAACGAGTTCCTGGCGAGCATTTCGCACGAGCTCCGCACCCCGCTCACCTACATCAAAGGCTACGCCGAAATCGCGAAGCGGCCCGGTCTTGACAAAGCCGAGCGCGATCAATATTTGACCATCATTCACGAGGAAGCGATGAAGCTCGCCCAACTGATCAAGGAACTATTCAATCTCGCCAAGCTGGATGAAAATACTTTTACAGTCGATAAAACCGAAGTTGAGCTCAATCCTTTTCTCGAAGCCCTTTTTGGCAAAATTGCCCCCGTATTCAGGGAAAAGGAAATGGATCTGAGCCTTGATTGTCCGGCCGGCCTCACCGCCCATATCGACCCCATACGCTTCGAGCAAGTCATCCTCAACCTGCTCGACAACGCCAGAAAATACTCAAACGAAGGCAGTTCCGTTTCCGTAAAAGCAGAAAACATCGGCAGTGGACACGTCCGAATCCTAATATCCGACACCGGCTGGGGCATACCTGAAGAAGATCTTCACCGCATCTTCGAACGATTCTACCGCGTTGATAAGTCGCGCACCCGCGCACTCGGCGGCAGCGGCCTCGGGCTCGCCATCGCCAAACAACTCGTCGAAGCCCACGGCGGAACCATCACTGTCACCAGTCAACCCAACCACGGTACAGAATTTGAAATCATCGTGTGA
- a CDS encoding Crp/Fnr family transcriptional regulator — protein MDSGHSASCKHLSNQACVSLVPIFNHLEEAQMNEIMAAAGSVSFKKGELVYQAGDRSDSLYIVSKGKIRIYRLSESGKEQLLRILSVGEFMGELALFSEEVHESFAEAMEDTQVCSIRRQDLQALLLKYPSISLKILEEFSSRLAQSEKQSARFATEKVETRIALFLAECLDAEAASFEVALPMSKKDLASYLGTTPETVSRKLADLEDAGFIKQKPRRKIEIVDLDGLLLV, from the coding sequence ATGGACTCCGGACATTCAGCAAGCTGCAAGCATCTTTCTAATCAAGCATGTGTTTCGCTTGTGCCGATCTTCAACCACTTGGAAGAGGCACAGATGAATGAAATCATGGCTGCAGCAGGCTCAGTTTCGTTTAAAAAGGGTGAGTTGGTCTACCAGGCGGGAGACCGTTCGGATTCACTTTACATCGTCAGCAAGGGGAAAATAAGAATTTACCGTTTATCCGAGTCGGGAAAGGAACAGCTTTTGCGGATACTTTCAGTTGGCGAATTTATGGGGGAGCTTGCGCTGTTCAGCGAGGAGGTTCACGAGTCGTTCGCTGAGGCGATGGAAGATACGCAGGTTTGTTCTATCAGACGCCAGGATTTGCAGGCGCTTTTGCTGAAATATCCATCGATTTCATTAAAAATTCTTGAGGAGTTTTCAAGCCGCCTCGCGCAATCGGAAAAGCAAAGTGCCCGGTTTGCAACCGAAAAAGTAGAAACACGGATTGCTCTGTTTTTGGCAGAGTGCCTTGATGCAGAGGCTGCGTCTTTTGAAGTTGCGTTGCCGATGAGCAAAAAAGACCTGGCTTCCTACCTTGGAACCACCCCCGAAACCGTCTCCCGAAAACTCGCTGACCTCGAAGACGCAGGTTTCATTAAGCAAAAGCCTCGCCGAAAAATAGAGATTGTGGATTTGGATGGGCTTTTGCTTGTTTAA
- a CDS encoding heavy metal translocating P-type ATPase yields MVARYKTRLMAVAFVLIVAGFSAGWLGVSGVKTAALAVATVLAGAPIFAKAVQSVRMRVFSIDVLVTIAVAGAVYLGEFTESSVVTFLFLFGDFLEARTLEKTRSSIKKLVDMTPQEATVIRDGGEQTVPVEEVVIGDRVIIRPGGKIPVDGTVVSGRAHLNEAVVTGEAVPVGKTSGDKVFSGTIVDNGYIEIVAEKVGDDTTFAKIIELVEEAQESKSKAEKFLDSFSAFYTPAVLVLAVLVYVVTTDLKLAITFLVIACPGALVIGAPVSSVAGIGNGAKHGVLIKGGEIMEMLSKVDTIVFDKTGTLTKGKPEVTDVKIFAKMDTEGLLRLVAAVEMMSEHHLGRAIVSDAEARGLDFVLPIEDGEVVKGHGIRAVVDGARIVVGNRALMELEGVSLTRAADDYAVGRERAGNTAVFAAVEGEIAGIISIADQIRDDAPEALVELRRNGIRQIIMLTGDNRHTAQLVAARLGVDEFVAEMLPEEKAAFVKRLKAEGRVVAMAGDGINDAPAIATADIGLAMGEGGTDISMETAGVVLMADRLGQLSHAYSLAKATIRNMKQNTWFAIGTAAVLLIGVLYGAVHLASGMFIHEASVVLVILNAMRLTRFGPRVGSDFGKKKGKTRAGGAEIVSR; encoded by the coding sequence ATGGTGGCGAGATATAAAACTAGGTTGATGGCGGTAGCATTTGTGTTGATTGTGGCGGGATTTTCGGCGGGGTGGCTGGGGGTTTCGGGGGTGAAAACGGCTGCGCTGGCGGTTGCGACGGTGCTGGCAGGGGCGCCGATTTTCGCTAAGGCGGTCCAGTCGGTGCGAATGAGAGTGTTCAGTATTGATGTGCTCGTGACGATTGCGGTGGCTGGGGCTGTTTATTTGGGCGAGTTTACGGAGTCGTCGGTCGTGACGTTCCTGTTCCTGTTCGGCGACTTTCTTGAGGCGCGGACGCTTGAAAAGACGCGCTCATCGATCAAGAAGCTGGTTGACATGACGCCGCAGGAAGCGACTGTGATTCGCGATGGAGGAGAGCAGACGGTGCCGGTCGAGGAAGTAGTGATTGGCGACCGGGTAATCATCCGGCCTGGCGGAAAGATTCCGGTTGACGGGACAGTCGTGTCCGGGCGGGCGCACTTGAACGAGGCGGTTGTGACCGGTGAAGCGGTGCCAGTCGGGAAAACGTCTGGCGACAAGGTTTTCAGCGGGACGATTGTCGATAACGGGTACATCGAGATTGTCGCGGAAAAGGTCGGGGACGATACAACGTTTGCGAAAATCATCGAGTTGGTGGAGGAGGCCCAGGAGTCGAAGTCCAAGGCAGAGAAGTTCCTTGATTCGTTCTCGGCTTTTTATACACCAGCGGTACTGGTGCTGGCGGTGCTCGTCTATGTGGTTACAACTGATTTGAAGCTAGCGATTACGTTTCTTGTCATTGCCTGCCCGGGCGCGCTCGTAATTGGAGCGCCGGTTTCAAGCGTCGCCGGAATTGGGAATGGCGCTAAGCATGGGGTTCTTATTAAGGGCGGGGAAATCATGGAGATGTTGTCCAAGGTGGACACAATTGTTTTTGATAAAACCGGGACGTTGACGAAGGGAAAGCCGGAAGTAACCGATGTGAAGATTTTTGCCAAAATGGATACAGAAGGGCTTTTGCGACTGGTGGCTGCGGTGGAAATGATGTCCGAACATCACCTTGGCCGGGCGATTGTCAGTGATGCGGAGGCAAGAGGGCTTGATTTCGTGTTGCCGATTGAAGACGGGGAAGTGGTGAAGGGGCATGGCATTAGGGCAGTTGTCGATGGAGCCCGAATTGTAGTTGGGAACCGCGCTTTGATGGAGCTGGAGGGCGTTTCGCTTACCCGAGCGGCCGATGATTATGCAGTGGGAAGGGAAAGAGCAGGGAACACAGCCGTTTTTGCTGCGGTCGAAGGGGAAATTGCGGGCATCATCTCCATTGCCGACCAGATACGCGATGATGCTCCAGAGGCACTGGTGGAGCTGCGGAGAAATGGCATTAGGCAAATCATCATGCTGACAGGGGATAATCGCCATACTGCTCAGTTGGTGGCCGCCCGGCTTGGGGTTGATGAGTTTGTTGCGGAAATGCTGCCGGAGGAAAAGGCGGCTTTTGTGAAGCGGCTGAAGGCCGAGGGACGGGTAGTGGCAATGGCGGGCGATGGGATTAATGACGCGCCGGCGATTGCGACTGCCGATATCGGACTGGCGATGGGCGAGGGCGGTACGGACATTTCGATGGAAACGGCCGGCGTCGTGCTGATGGCTGATAGACTCGGCCAACTGTCACACGCCTACTCCCTGGCAAAAGCGACCATCCGCAATATGAAGCAAAACACGTGGTTTGCGATTGGGACGGCGGCGGTGCTGTTGATTGGCGTCCTGTATGGCGCTGTGCATCTTGCTTCCGGCATGTTCATCCACGAAGCGAGCGTAGTGCTTGTCATCCTGAATGCGATGAGGTTGACCAGGTTTGGGCCACGGGTTGGTTCTGATTTTGGCAAAAAAAAGGGCAAGACCCGGGCTGGCGGTGCGGAGATTGTTTCGCGGTAA
- a CDS encoding heavy-metal-associated domain-containing protein: MKKAVYQLDTLTCPSCVKRIETALIKTAGIISVKVLFNLSKVKAEFNEEQISADRVGETLKKLGYPVLSAKVS; encoded by the coding sequence ATGAAAAAAGCAGTCTACCAACTGGATACGCTAACATGCCCATCTTGTGTTAAGAGAATTGAAACAGCACTCATCAAGACGGCGGGAATTATCTCGGTAAAGGTGTTATTCAACTTAAGCAAGGTAAAGGCAGAATTTAATGAAGAGCAAATCAGTGCAGACCGAGTCGGAGAAACGCTGAAAAAGCTTGGATACCCGGTTTTATCAGCGAAAGTATCGTGA
- a CDS encoding flavodoxin, translating into MKAVVVFASMTGTTELMADVIGAELAQFGVEVVQKDVFEAHGGEIVDFDLILLGSYTWGDGELPDEMADFYSELLEVDLAGKRAAVFGAGDSSYEHFAMAVDILEETLKAQGCVLLIDGVKADGEPEEELKEMSRSFGKKVAHACGLAEVH; encoded by the coding sequence ATGAAGGCGGTTGTTGTGTTTGCGAGTATGACGGGGACGACGGAGTTGATGGCGGATGTGATCGGGGCGGAGTTGGCGCAATTTGGAGTTGAGGTTGTGCAGAAGGATGTGTTTGAGGCGCATGGCGGGGAGATTGTCGATTTTGATTTGATTTTACTTGGAAGTTACACATGGGGTGATGGTGAGTTGCCGGATGAGATGGCCGATTTTTACAGCGAGCTTCTGGAAGTGGATCTTGCCGGGAAGCGCGCCGCCGTATTCGGGGCGGGAGACTCTTCCTACGAACACTTTGCGATGGCGGTTGATATTCTGGAAGAAACATTGAAAGCACAGGGATGCGTACTCCTCATTGACGGTGTGAAAGCCGATGGGGAGCCGGAGGAGGAGTTGAAAGAGATGTCCAGGTCTTTTGGCAAAAAAGTCGCACATGCCTGCGGACTGGCGGAGGTGCATTGA